The sequence GTGGTGTGGTTTATCGGCCAATGTGGTTCGGTGGGTGAAGCACAGACATTGATTACTCGCTACCGCGAGGCCAATCTGGATGCGGTGTTGAGTGAAGTGACCGACTACTGGCGGGGCTTGCTGGAGGCGATTCAGGTGAAAACGCCGGATCGGCAGATGGATATCATGCTTAATGGCTGGCTGCTTTATCAGACACTGGCGTGCCGTGTGTGGGCAAGATCGGCCTTCTATCAGGCCAGCGGTGCCTATGGCTTCCGTGACCAGTTACAAGATGGCATGGCGCTGACCTTTGCTCAGCCGGAGACCACCCGTCACCACCTGCTGCGCGCTGCCGGACGGCAATTTATTGAAGGCGATGTGCAACACTGGTGGCTGCCGCACTCGGGGCAGGGGGTACGTACCCGCATCTCCGATGACCGAGTTTGGCTCTCATTTGCTACCGCCACCTATATTCTTGCTAGCGGAGACACCCCTGTGCTGGATGAGTTGGTACCGTTCCTCGAAGGGCCAGCACTTCATCCGGGGGAACACGATGCTTTCTTCCAGCCACTGGTGGCGCAGGAAGCTGCGTCTCTGTTTGAGCACTGCGCCAAAGGGTTGGATCAATGTATCGACCTGACGGGCGAACTGGGCTTGCCACTCATGGGAACCGGTGACTGGAATGATGGGATGAATCGGGTCGGGGAAGGCGGCAAAGGCGAGAGTGTCTGGCTGGGGTGGCTGCTGGTGGCGACACTCAAGATGTTCATTCCGTTGGCGGCAAAGCGTGATCCGCTGCGGGCCAGAGCATGGCAAGCACACCTCTCGGGGCTGATTACCGCGTTAGAGCAAGAGACATGGGACGGCGATTGGTATCGGCGGGCCACCTTTGATAATGGTAGCTGGTTAGGGTCCAAAACCTGCGCTGAGTGCCGCATTGACTCGATTGCGCAGTCATGGGCGGTGCTCTCCAAAGCGGCAGATCCGCAACGGGCAGTGCAGGCGATGACCTCACTGGAGCAACATCTTATTCGCCCCAATGATGGCATGGCACTCCTCTTCACCCCACCTTTTGACAAAATCGCCGATGACCCCGGTTACATCAAAGGTTATCCACCGGGCCTGCGGGAAAATGGTGGGCAATATAGTCATGCCGCCATGTGGGCGATTTTGGCATTTGCTGAATTGGGGGAGGGGGATAAAGCCCATGAGCTGTTTGCTCTGCTCAATCCGGTCAATCATGGCAATACCCCTGAGGGAGTGGCGCGCTACAAAGTTGAACCTTATGTGGTGGCCGCCGACATCTACTCTGTCGCCCCCCATGTCGGGCGCGGCGGCTGGACGTGGTATACCGGTTCTGCGGGTTGGATGCACCGTGCGGGTATTGAAGGCATTTTGGGTATCCACCGCGAAGGGATGGAGTTGGTGATTAATCCTTGTATTCCCGCCAGTTGGCAGGGATTTGAGGTGACCATTAATCTGGCCAACACCCGCTATGCCATCCGCGTTGAAAACCCGAACTCGCGTTGTCAGGGCATCAATTCAGCGACATTGAATGGTTCAGCTGTATCCTATCAACCTGATGGATTACGGGTCGCACTGGATGGTGGCGAGTACGAATTGATTGTGACTTTATAGCCATGACCCACTCAGTCGAGATAGTCAATCAGCGCTATCTCAACTGGATAAAATAAAAACTAAAAAATATGTTGAATTATCATGCTACTGACCCAATATTATAAGCTAGTTATTAAGGAGGATAAGGAGAAGTAAGCATGGGGATCAGCGAAGAAGAGAGTATCCGCCGTTTGACTGATGAGAAAAACTCGATTGGTCATTCGGCTAAATGGGTAGCAATTATATCTGCTGTCTATTTTGTTATTATGCTGTTTTATCAGCATGAGTTGGGCGTACTAAGCTTGGCGGGTAGCATTTTTGTCGTGTCATTCTCTATTTGGATGAAGAAACGCCAAAAAGTGAAATCTTACAAAAATCAGTTGCAACAGATGGGAGAAGATAAAATAGTTTAAGCCAGCAATAACAGATCTATTTGACTGATTAATCAGAAGAACAGCCGATATCGTGCCTGATAAACTGTTCATCCGATAATCAGTGCTTAACGCGTTTCCGTTTGCAGCCTTGCAAGCGCCCGCTGAATATTGTCTTCATCCTTGCCACTGCTCATCAGGTTATTTCAGCGACTTAGACATATTGAATCCGGTGACGACAAACGCCATTTGCTCATACAACCTTTTTGCCTGTGGATTATCAGCCGCGACCCGCAGTTTTATCTCGAATATCCCCTGATCAATAAGCTGTTTTTCCAACGCCTCTAAACACGCGGAGCCATAACCTTTGCGTTGGCACTGTGGCAGTACATAGAAATCTTTAATAAAGGCGGCGCTATCCTCTTGACCTAACCCATACCATAAATAACCCACCAATGACTCTTCGCCCTCGATATCCTCTCTATTTTCGATGCAAAAAAGGTGGTCATTTGGGCTATTAACCCCCTCCGGCAAATAGCCATCAAAGCTATGTGTTGCATAAGCCAGAGCTTGCTCGACACTATAATTGCTATTAGACGACAAATCTTGCGCATATTCGGTAATAAATAAATTCCTATAGTCGCAAAGTTCCTCAGCCCGCATTGCCCTGAGCGTTACCATATTCTCTCCCACGCTATTGTGATGCTTGAATTCACCCACTATAGTGGATTAAGTTCGAGAAAAGCATATTAACGCTTTATCTTCTATGACATAAATTAATTTATTTCCTCCTTATTCCCCTCACAATGATTGATGTTCTTTACACAGCATTACGTCCGCTTGCGTTGGCTCGCTCATAATTAACCTCACAAAGACGTTACATATAACCCGTCAGTTGGAGCATATTATGAAATTATTACCTGTCATCGCCGCTGCACTTATCGCTACTGCATCATTCGCCTCTATGGCTGCGCAAGAAGTCAGCCCAGAACAAGCCACTAAGTTGCAAAGCATGGGGGTCATTTCACTGTCTAATATCAGTGGTTCACCCATGGATGTTGAGTCAGCACTAAATGAGAAAGCCACTGCTGATGGTGCAAGTCACTATCGGGTTATTGGTATGAGCAACCCCGGTGATTCCAGCAATTTCAGTGCCAGTGCTGAGATTTATCGCTAACTCTTCGTACCAAGTGATAATGACTGAAATAGTCAGATAGTGTGTTGATATAGCAACAACATTTTAGTCTACAAATGAGTCCAAGGTGACAATCGTAAATTATTGTTACCTTGGACTCACTTATTTCATTATCACGCCTATTCCTCTTGCTTGTATTTTCTATTAACTGACAAAAATAATTAATTATTAGAGCAATCTTAATGATAACTTAAGGAATATAAGGTGTTATTGTGGTGTATCTGGGGTTCCGAGGAGAAGCCATGCTAAACACCGTTCGGCGTAATTTTAAAAGTCAATTTTCCTATTTACAGCGCTTTATTGCCTCCCCCCGCACGGTTGGCACATTAGCGCCTTCCTCGCCTTGGTTATGCCAAGCGATGTTGAATCAGGTCGATTGGCAACAACATCTTAATATTGCCGAATTAGGCGCAGCAGATGGTGTGCTGACAAAGCGCATTTTGTCACATATGTCAGTAGACTCTCGCTTACAGGCTTACGAAATCCTGCCTCACTTTGTGCACGCATTACATCAAATAAACGATCCGCGTTTACAGGTGGCTGATCGCTCAGCCGAACAATTAGATCAGAATTACGATGTGGTTTTTTGTTGCTTGCCACTGCTCTCGATCCCCACCAAGATCAGCATCAGAATATTGCAGCAGACTCAGCAACGCTTACGAGCGAATAAAGGGATGTTGGTTTTATTCCAATACAGCCACCTTTCTGAACCCTTGTTATCCCGCTATTTCATCTGGAGAAAGATTCGGGTGGTCCGTAATTTTCCTCCGGCCTTAGTCTATATTTGTCAGCCACGTTAGCGGCCCCGTTTTACTGCTCCTCATGTTTCATTTCATCTTGGCCTCTGGTTTTTCAGAGGATTATCAAATGGAATAGATCATCTTGCTAACCAATAACGGTGCTAAAACCTGAAAAAGCATGACGAACTTATGCCTAAGCCACAGGAAAGAATGCGCTATATTGGATGGAGGTAGCGTATTTTGTGTATCATTAATTTTACGAATCTGTAAAGTTTGCACTACTCTCAATTATCGGTATGATTTGCATCTACAGTATATGGCTGAGTGTTAACCTAATTGAGTCGGTTAACAATGGTGGCCAGATTTTTGATGTCGAGAATTTATCCTCAGAAGTTGATGCGAAAGGACTTTCAAGTAATGACACAAACTCTCTTCATGGTGGGTGCGCGTGGTGCGGGTAAGACAACGGTAGGGAAGGCGCTGGCAGAGGCGTTGGGATATCGCTTTATTGATACAGACCTATTTATGCAGCAAACCTTACAGTTAAGTGTTGCCGAAGTCGTCGCTCGCGAGGGCTGGGATGGCTTTCGTTTGCGCGAAAGTATGGCTCTGGAGACGGTCACGGCCCCTAAAACTGTGGTGGCTACCGGTGGTGGTGCGGTGTTAACACCTAAAAATCGCACATTTATGCGTAATCATGGGTTGGTCATCTATCTGCGTGCATCAGCGAATATACTGGCAGAGCGTTTAGCCGAAGATCCAGAAGATGCTCAACGGCCAAGCCTCACCGGCAAACCGATCGTTGAGGAGATGCAGGATGTCTTAGCCAGCCGGGAAGCGCTCTATCAGGAGGTCGCCCACCATGTACTGGATGCCACTCAACGACCGCAGGATGTTGTCGAGCACATTTTGCAGATTTTAGCGGATGAAACAGTGAAATAGCGGGAGAAATTAACCCCCTTTATAAGATGAGTAGATTTGAAAGGCGAATAAAATTGTATTATGAATAAGTAGCCCATCTGATTGCCTGATAATTATACGAAGCGTACAATCATCACCTACGTAATCATTTCAACGTAAATCATTTGCGCTGATTAAAGCCACTTAAGGCAAGGCCATTCAAGGCGGGCCGATGAAAACCTTCAAATTGTTTATCCATCAACACACCAATTTCATGCCGGCATTCTGGTCAATATTGATTGTGGTCTTTGAAACCTCGCTGGCGCTATATATCTTACGAAACCTCTGATGCCACTCTATTTTTCATAAAATACACTCTCATTTATACGGTCAACTATTTATAGCGGCGCTATTTTCGCCAAATAGCCGCTCTCCTCTGGGGAAAAAGTCAAATACAGCATCAATTCGTGCGTTTTCTCCGCAACCTCGATTATGAATTCGGCAATGATCCCATTTCGTCATAATAATCAGTGACAGCGCGTTTATAGAGACTCTAATATGAAAGCTCAATTTTGATTAAGACGCGGGTGCAAAACTATGCTGAAATTTAATGAGTATTTTACCGGGAAAGTGAAATCTATTGGTTTTGACAGTGACAGCATTGGGCCAGCTAGCGTTGGGGTGATGGAAAAGGGTGAATACACCTTCAGTACAGCTAAACCGGAAGAGATGACGGTCATTACGGGCAGCTTAAAAGTACTGATTCCGGGGTCATCAGGTTGGGAAGTCTTCAAGCCCGGTGAAACCTTCTACATCCCAGGGGAGAGTGAATTTAACCTGCAAGTGGCTGAAGCATCATCGTATCTGTGCAAATATTTGAGCTAATCCACTTCTGATTTAGCGAATATTACGGCCCTCTCCATAGCAGAGAGGGCAATATTATCTGTTCCTGAGTAACAGCGATATTAGCGCTGAGCCTCACCACCCAAAGCTTCAATGATATTTTTAATCAAAGCGGCCAGTTCACTGGTCATCAGAATAAAATCAGCATCAAAACGCTGAGCAAAATCTTCCCGATCGATATCATCGTTCTGTTCACGCAAGGTGTCAGAGAACTTCAGGCGCTTAAGTGATCCGTCATCGGACAGCACCAACTGAACACGTTCTTGCCAATCCAGTGCCAGCTTAGTCACCAACTTGCCCGCTTCAATGTGTACCGCAATTTCGTCACTGAACAGATCCTGTTTCTTGCAACGGATCACGCCGCCATCTTCCAGAATAGCTTTCAGTTCAGCTTCATCCATCAAGGTAAAACCAGCAGGTAATTCTTTGCTGCGCACCCACTCAGTGAGTGTCAGCTCAATCGGGTTTTCTAATGTCAGCGGCACGACTGGCAAGGAGCCTAGACTTTTTCGCAGCAGTGCCAAGGTGTCTTCTGCTCGTTTGGCACTGGCCGCATCGACCATAATCAGATCATTGACCGTATCAATCCACAGGAAGGTTTGGTTAAAACGGCTGAATGCTCGTGGCAATAAACTGTGCAAGACTTCATCTTTTAATGAGTCTTTTTCAGTTTTTTTCAGTTTGCGATGTTGTTCACCTTCCAGACGTTCAATTTTGGCTTGTAACTCTTGCTTGATCACCGGAGATGGCAAGATTTTCTCTTCTTTACGTGCACAAATCACGATCTGACCATTAATCGTATGCGTTAAGGCATCGCTGTGTGAACCCATCGGTGATACCCAGCCGGTTTTTGCCATATCCTGACTACCACAGGGGGTGAAACTGAGCGCGCTTAACTGTTTCTCCATTTCATCCGCAGACAGTGAGACTTCCCGGCTCAAACGGTAAACCATTAAATTCTTAAACCACAGCATAGTGTTATCCCTGGCTCGGGCGCGCCTGTAGCGCGCGAGTTAATCAAACGCAGGGCGGCATGATAACGAATTGATGCGTTGACCCCTAGTAAAGAATAAGAAAAAAGAGCGCCAGCCAGTCATTTTCGGAAGGTAATTTTAGCCTAATAGGATTTAAACACGACGTAATGCAAAATTACGGGTAACAAAGATTGTGCCGCCACGAGCTATTGTCCACACTGAAAAGATAAGATTTTTATTATCGTCACTGCCTTGGTATATCGGGCATGTTTATCGCTCGCAGTAAAACGAACAATTCCGTCAATGAGGTGTAGCGCAATGCGCATTGGTATCGATCTGGGTGGCACCAAAATAGAGGTCATTGCATTGAGCAATGATGGCCTGGAACTTTTCCGTAAGCGGGTTGATACCCCACGCCATGATTATCAAAAAACGTTACAGGCGATTGCCACTTTAGTCGCTGACGCTGAGCTGGCTACGGGCGAGAAGGGCAGTGTCGGCGTGGGTATTCCGGGGACACTCTCTCCTTTTACCGGCAAAGTAAAAAATGCTAATTCCGTATGGCTGAATGGGCAGTTTGTCGATAAAGATCTGTCTGATCTTCTCTCTCGTCCGGTGCGTTTGGCAAATGATGCGAACTGTCTGGCTGTTTCTGAGGCAACTGATGGGGCGGGTGCAGGCAAGCATCTGGTATTTGCTGCCATTATTGGCACGGGCTGTGGGTCAGGCATTGCTATTGATGGGCGGGTACATGCTGGCGGCAATGGCATCGCCGGGGAGTGGGGCCATAATCCTTTGCCGTGGCAGAATGACGAAGAGCGACAATATCAGCAGGAAGTGGCTTGTTATTGTGGCAAAAAGGGCTGTATTGAGACATTTGTCTCCGGCACCGGTTTTGCCACGGATTACTTCCGCCTGAGTGGAAAACCCCTTAAAGGTCATGAAATCATAACGTTGGCTGAACAGGGGGATGCGGTAGCAGAGCAGGCCATGAGCCATTATGAGCAGCGTTTTGCTAAATCATTGGCTCAAGTCATTAACCTGTTTGACCCCGATGTGGTGGTCTTGGGCGGAGGAATGAGCAATGTCGACCGCCTATATAAAACATTACCTGCATTAATCAGCCCTTGGGTATTTGGTGGTGAGTGTGAAACTCCCATTCGCAAGGCGGTGCATGGTGATTCGAGCGGGGTGCGTGGCGCCGCTTGGTTATGGCCCACAGCCCTTCGTCCTTGACGCTACAGCGTTGTTAGCTGTACTCGTTTACCCGAGCCACTGACGTGCCGTTGGCCTTGCTTATAAATAGGCTCATCGGGATGCGCTCGCTTGCCGCCTAGCTGTAACGCCAATGACTTTGGGGAGATGCTCAGTCTTGATTTATCCGGAAAATATTGTCTAATCGACTCACACCCAGCCCGTTGACTTTCTTCACTTTTATTTGCACCGGAATTCTCTCTTTCATTGCCTCAACATGGCTGATAACCCCGATGGTTTTGCCCGATGCATTCAGACTATCAAGTGCATCCAGTGCGGTATCCAGTGTTTCGGCATCCAGTGTGCCAAAGCCTTCATCAAGGAATAGAGAGTCAATGCTGGTTTTATGGCTGACCAGATCCGACAGCGCGAGTGCCAACGCCAGACTGACTAGAAAACTTTCACCTCCCGATAGTGTGCGGGTATCACGTATCGCATCGGCTTGCCATGTATCCACCACTTGTAACTCCAGTGCATCACTGGTTTTTCGCTGCAACAGATAGCGGCCATGTAAGCGGCTGAGCTGGTTATTCGCCAGATAGACCAGATGATCGAGTGTCAGCCCTTGGGCAAATTTGCGGAATTTATCGCCCTCTTTGGAGCCAATTAAGTGATTGAGATAGCTCCAATCATCATATTGCTGTTGGCTGCACTCAATTTGTTCAAATAGAGTGTGCTGGTTGTTACGGCGAGTGGCGTCACTCTCTAGCTGATTGCGTAACTCGCCCTGCCGTAATGTATTGGCTTTTAGCTGTGCAAATAGTTGTTCCAATTGCTGCTGTAGTACCGCCAATTCAGATGTCTGATCGACTCCCGGGGGACACTGCTGTAGATGGTGTTCTAGCGCTTCTTGAGTTTGTTGCTGACGAATGTGGATCTGCTGTTGCCGCTCGTTCAATTGCTGTTGCAATTGCTGCAAACGTTGCCTCTCTTCTTCGCTCAGCAAGGCGGCGGTTAGGGCCGCTTCATCGTCGAACTCACTGATCTCCAGTGCCTGCTGTAACTCAGCTTGAGCCGCCGCCGCACGCTGTTGATTATGCTGGTATTGCTGCTCTAACCCCGTAAGTTCACCGGAGAGCCGGTTGAGTTGAGATTGGGTCAGTTGTAGGGCATCTGAGGCATTTTTTTGTGCCAGATCGACTTGCTGCTGTTGCTGGCGTAATAACTGGCGGGCCTCACTCACACTCGTGTTACCAAACAGTTCGTGGCGCTGCTGCTGCTGTTGTTGTAACAGGGCTTCAGCCTGCTGATGTTTCTGAGTCAGCTTCGTCAATTGATCAACGCACGATTGCAAATGGCGGCGCTCATCTTCAATCCGCGTCTCCAGTGCTTTTTGTTCCAGCATCAGTTGCTGTTGCTCTTGCTGATAGTGTTGCCAGCGTTGGCTCTCTTCTTCCCGCAGCCTCAGCCAACTCTGCTGCAGATCTGCTTCAGGTAGGGTGAGCGATAATTCAGCTAGCGAATTATGGAAACCCTGTTGCATCAGGGCTAATTCATCCTGCTGGCGCTGATGCTGCGCTAATAATGTTTGGTGAATTTGCTGGGTATCTTGGTGACGCTGCGTGATGAGTGCCAACTGTTGTAGATGTGTTTGCTGCTGCTGTTCTGCTTGGGTCAGAGCATCCTTTGCTTGCTGATATTGTTGATTTAAATGCTCATATTCAGTCAGTTTTAGCTGACAGTTTTGTTCTAACCGTTCTTGCTCCTCCAGCCAAGTTGCTAAGGCTTTGGGTTCGTGCAAGGCAAAAGTCAGCGCCAATGGTTGTGCCAGTGTCTGCCAACGTTGTTGATAATCCGCCAGTTGTTGGCGGTTGTGCTGTAACTCTTGCTCCAAACGCAGCTGCTGTTGCTGCACACTCTCAACCTGAGTGCGCAGTTCTGTTCCTACGGTAGAGAGCTGCTCAACTTGTTGGCGCAGTTTATCAAGGCGCTCGGCTGTTTCTGAGGGTTTTACCGCCTGATATTCAGTAATCGCTGGGTGATCCAGTGCACCACATAATGGGCAGGGGTTTCCCGATTGCAATTTGGCCCTTTCAGCTTCTAATCCGGCTATCTGTTTTTCGCGTTCCCACAAGCTTTCCAGATCAGTTTGATGCTGTTTTTGCTGTTTATACAACTGACGTTTTTCAGCTAACTGCTGTTCAAGTCCTTTTAGCTGTTGCTGCAGACTATCGAATTGCTGCTGTTGTTTATCGAGCTGCGACTGAATTTGTTGCGCCAAAGGCGATAATGCGGCTAATTGTTGCCTAATTGGCCGTTGTTGCTGGAGTTCACTCCATTGCTGGCGTAGCTGTGTCGAGGGGTGTTGCTGCTCAAGCCGTGCTAATTGCTGTTGGATGCTACCCGCCTGCGAGCTGGCCTGTATCAATGTGGCTTGCTGTTGTTTGTCTTGCTCATTCAGCGTGGTGATTTGTTGCTGCAATGTGTTCAGCAATGCGGCCTGTTGCTGTAACTGCTGTTCACTTTCAATCCACTGCTGTTGCACTATTTGTTGTTGGCGGAACTGTTCGCGCCATAAGGGGAGGTTCTTTTCCCAGTGCTGATGATGGGGGTGCAGGTGGGCATATTCAGCCAATTGCTGTAGGCGCTGGAGGTTTTTTAGCTGCTGTTGTTCATTGAGTTCGAGCTGCTGCCTCTCTTGTTGTTCTTGGTCCCGTAGTGGTTGTAATTGCATAGCAAGTTGCGCCAATGTGTGCTGCTGCTGTGCAATCGTGTTATCCAATGGGGCGACTTTTTGTTCGATCAACGTTTCTTGCTCATGCTGTTTAGCCGCCTGCTGTTGGCGGGCCAAATTGGCTTGCTCCAACGCCTGAGCCAGTGGTGTCAGCTGAGTCTGAAGTTGCTGCTGTTGCTGAGTCAGTGTGGTGATACGCAGCTGTATCTGTTGCACATCTTGCTGGCTGCGTGAGCACTCTCGTAGTAAGGGGCGCAATTTTTCAGCGGGTTCACTGCGGGCTAGCCGTTGCAGCTCTGGCTGAGCTTGCAGGAGGGCTTGCTCAACCAATTTTTGTTGCTGCCGATACTCCTGTGCACTCTTTTGCTGCTGTTGCCAATGTGTTAGCCAGCTTATTTGTTGTTGATTAATCGATTGTTCGGCGGCGAGTTGCTTCTCTTGTTGGCTGAGAACATCTATTTGTTGTGATAGAGCTGACCGCTGTTCTTCATTGAGCAGCTCAATACCAGTTGCCTGTTGGTGTAAGGCATCCAGATCGGCTTTGGCCTGTTTATGCTGTTCGAACACCTGTTCGGATAGTCGCCCATAGATATCAGTGCCAGTTAACTCTTCCAATAGCTCAGCGCGGTCATTAGCATTGGCATTAAGGAACGCGGCAAATTGCCCCTGTGACAGCATCATGGATTTGGTAAAACGGCCAAAGTCCAGCCCCGTTATCTCTGCAACCCTATCAAGCTTGTCACGCACTTTGTCGGCCAGGATTTTGCCGCTTTCACATAACGCCAACTCAACTTTAGGTGCTTGTAGGCTCCCTTCAGGGCTGTTTTTAGCGCGACGTTGACTCCAGAAGGCGCGATAACGGGTGCCTTTCACCTCAAATTCAACTTCGGCCAGAGATTCTGCGGTATGGCGTGTCATCAGCTCATTTTGGCTGGGCGTGACATTCAGACGTGGTGTTTGGTGGTATAGCGCAAGGCAGATTGCATCCAGCAGTGTGGTTTTCCCCGCCCCCGTCGGGCCAGTGATGGCGAATAAGCCGTTGCTGGCAAAGGGCTCAGCAGTAAAGTCTATCTTCCACTCCCCTTGTAGAGAGTTAATGTTTTTTAGGCGCAGGCTTAAAATTCTCATTTCGGCTGCTCCTCTGCGGCATCATTACCTTGGGTGATCGCTTCAACCACCTGATTGAACATTTGGCGCATCCGCTGCTGGCGTGGCTCGGCTAAATCTGGCTCCAGTGCCAGTCTGCGTTCGAAGACATCGGCGACACTCAGCTCATTGAGTGTCTCCTTTTCTTGCCGCTCAATATTGTTGTTGCGCTGTTCTTTGCTGCGACGTAATAGTACAACCTCAACGGGGAGATCTGCTGCCAACGCCTGAATTCTCCGTTGAATATCAGTAAGATAGTCTTGGGTGGCCACTTCGATATCCAGCCAGACAGGTAAGCCTTGGTGGTCAGCAAATTTAGCCAACTGCTGCTCTATTTGCTGCAAATCCCCTTTGATGAGCTGCATCGGCTGAAATTGAGGGATGAGTAGCGGGGCCACTGACGCCAATGTTTGTTGGGCAAACTCCACCAAATAAACACTTTTCTCTTTGCTCAATTCATCAAAACTCAGGGCGATGGGCGAGCCGCTATAGCGGATATGCTCCGTTTTAGCTACTTGCTGTGCGCGGTGAATGTGGCCCAGCGCAATATAATCAGCCGGTGGAAACGCTTGCGCCGGGAAGGCATCTAGTGTGCCGATATAGATATCACGAACCGAGTCTGAGGTGGTGACCCCTACGGTGGTGAGGTGCCCCGTGGCAATAATAGACAGAGGCAAACCCAGTTCGCTGCGCAGTTCAACGGCTCGCTGATATAACGCCTGATAGTGGCCCGCAATGGCTTCTTGCAACGCCAATTGCTTCTGCCCACCAGATTCACCGGCTTGGCTGGTCACCAAGTCCCGTGGGCGCAAGAAGGGAATGGCACACAGCAAGGCCGCAGGCTGTTTCTGACGGTTTTTCAGCGTAATAATTTGTTGTTCGAGATGGCTACTGGCGCAGGAGATCACTGTAGTATTCAGATAAGAAAGCAAACCGCGTGATTCATTCAGTGTTGATACTGAATCGTGGTTCCCCCCAAGAACAACTAATTGACAGCCAGTGGGCTGGAGTTCAACCACGAAACGGTTATACAACTCGCGGGCATAGCTAGGTGGGGAGCCAGTATCAAAAATATCGCCAGCGACAATCAGCGCATCTACCTGATTTTCTTCGATCTGCTTAATGAGCCAGTGCAGAAATGCCTGATGTTCGGCAGCCCGGCTTTTGGTGAAGAAATGCTGGCCTAAATGCCAATCAGAGGTGTGGATAATGCGCATAAATCTCCCGCACGGCAGGTTATCAGTCAAAGAGAATGGCGCTGATTATAAACGCTGGTCGCAGGATGTCGCGGCTAAAACAAGAGCATGAGGCAAATCTCCGAGACGTCTCGCAAACTTGGCTGCTGCATTTTGCAATTACTGTGAAATTTATCACTATGCTTATTGCTGATAGAAGCGTGATGTTTTTCATAAAAATGTCACAAAAGTGACGCATAATGGCTCCCGAAATCAAATAGTGACCACTAACTTACTGGCAGGGTTGATGATGGCAAGACGCATACTGGTGGTGGAAGATGAAGCACCAATCCGTGAGATGGTGTGCTTTGTGTTGGAACAGAATGGTTACCAACCCTTAGAAGCCGAAGATTATGACAGCGCAGTCACTCGTCTGTCGGAGCCTTACCCTGATTTAGTGCTACTGGACTGGATGCTGCCGGGTGGCTCGGGTATCCAGTTTATTAAGCATATGAAACGCGAAGCATTGACCAGAGATATTCCTGTGATGATGTTGACCGCCCGTGGCGAAGAAGAAGACCGGGTGCGCGGTTTGGAAGTGGGTGCTGATGACTACATC comes from Yersinia mollaretii ATCC 43969 and encodes:
- a CDS encoding GNAT family N-acetyltransferase; the protein is MVTLRAMRAEELCDYRNLFITEYAQDLSSNSNYSVEQALAYATHSFDGYLPEGVNSPNDHLFCIENREDIEGEESLVGYLWYGLGQEDSAAFIKDFYVLPQCQRKGYGSACLEALEKQLIDQGIFEIKLRVAADNPQAKRLYEQMAFVVTGFNMSKSLK
- a CDS encoding YdgH/BhsA/McbA-like domain containing protein codes for the protein MKLLPVIAAALIATASFASMAAQEVSPEQATKLQSMGVISLSNISGSPMDVESALNEKATADGASHYRVIGMSNPGDSSNFSASAEIYR
- a CDS encoding class I SAM-dependent methyltransferase, with amino-acid sequence MLNTVRRNFKSQFSYLQRFIASPRTVGTLAPSSPWLCQAMLNQVDWQQHLNIAELGAADGVLTKRILSHMSVDSRLQAYEILPHFVHALHQINDPRLQVADRSAEQLDQNYDVVFCCLPLLSIPTKISIRILQQTQQRLRANKGMLVLFQYSHLSEPLLSRYFIWRKIRVVRNFPPALVYICQPR
- the aroL gene encoding shikimate kinase AroL is translated as MTQTLFMVGARGAGKTTVGKALAEALGYRFIDTDLFMQQTLQLSVAEVVAREGWDGFRLRESMALETVTAPKTVVATGGGAVLTPKNRTFMRNHGLVIYLRASANILAERLAEDPEDAQRPSLTGKPIVEEMQDVLASREALYQEVAHHVLDATQRPQDVVEHILQILADETVK
- the ppnP gene encoding pyrimidine/purine nucleoside phosphorylase, which gives rise to MLKFNEYFTGKVKSIGFDSDSIGPASVGVMEKGEYTFSTAKPEEMTVITGSLKVLIPGSSGWEVFKPGETFYIPGESEFNLQVAEASSYLCKYLS
- the rdgC gene encoding recombination-associated protein RdgC, which codes for MLWFKNLMVYRLSREVSLSADEMEKQLSALSFTPCGSQDMAKTGWVSPMGSHSDALTHTINGQIVICARKEEKILPSPVIKQELQAKIERLEGEQHRKLKKTEKDSLKDEVLHSLLPRAFSRFNQTFLWIDTVNDLIMVDAASAKRAEDTLALLRKSLGSLPVVPLTLENPIELTLTEWVRSKELPAGFTLMDEAELKAILEDGGVIRCKKQDLFSDEIAVHIEAGKLVTKLALDWQERVQLVLSDDGSLKRLKFSDTLREQNDDIDREDFAQRFDADFILMTSELAALIKNIIEALGGEAQR
- the mak gene encoding fructokinase; translated protein: MRIGIDLGGTKIEVIALSNDGLELFRKRVDTPRHDYQKTLQAIATLVADAELATGEKGSVGVGIPGTLSPFTGKVKNANSVWLNGQFVDKDLSDLLSRPVRLANDANCLAVSEATDGAGAGKHLVFAAIIGTGCGSGIAIDGRVHAGGNGIAGEWGHNPLPWQNDEERQYQQEVACYCGKKGCIETFVSGTGFATDYFRLSGKPLKGHEIITLAEQGDAVAEQAMSHYEQRFAKSLAQVINLFDPDVVVLGGGMSNVDRLYKTLPALISPWVFGGECETPIRKAVHGDSSGVRGAAWLWPTALRP